One genomic region from Onychostoma macrolepis isolate SWU-2019 chromosome 23, ASM1243209v1, whole genome shotgun sequence encodes:
- the arhgef3l gene encoding rho guanine nucleotide exchange factor (GEF) 3, like, whose protein sequence is MELEETEVDTSPSWSPVSRERLLTCANLSDIAGKKRKQDPSSDAEHSARILEDCEDDDFPISDHIQDSEGPCNKRVKPVDKSASVTGIITPVKTPALKRLGQSIQRSISFRTEARPLPPMPIRPRQKASSFPRRRNSQLWSDTVDSLSHELSTKEIKRQEVIYELTQGEKQLIEDLSLVKKVYYEPMLKLDIMTESELGQIFGTLDSLIPLHEDLLARLEGLRGAEKTVQEVGPTMMDWFPCLEAYITYCCNQVGAKALLDQKKQDRRVEHFLRLCQESSFSRKLDLWNFLDLPRSRLVKYPLLLKEIQKSTPSEHPDEEALPQAMELIQRIITEVNLKTGEAECQFYRRGLCYSEDSQRVPEIQASRFLYCHGELKSTKGQKLHVFLFELVLVLTRSMAQDREGPVQFQVYRQPLPAVHLHLEDLPDGEPSSSGSFRGAFTGNDKVKNCFRVSATGRSKSQSHSLQANDSFNKQQWISCLRQAMVQSRDRQAQSSLFKPSERLSPDPSLYNNIAELNLNSDVEMPDT, encoded by the exons ATGGAACTTGAAGAGACGGAGGTTGATACATCACCTTCCTG GTCTCCTGTATCTAGAGAAAGGCTCCTCACATGCGCCAACCTGTCAGATATCGCAGGG aagaaaagaaaacaagaccCAAGTAGTGATGCTGAGCATTCAGCCCGAATCTTGGAGGACTGT GAAGACGACGACTTTCCCATCAGTGACCACATACAAGATTCTGAG GGTCCATGTAACAAAAGAGTCAAACCAGTAGATAAAAGTGCTTCAGTCACTGGTATTATAACACCGGTGAAAACCCCAGCCCTGAAACGCTTGGGCCAGTCCATACAG CGTTCTATCAGTTTCCGGACAGAGGCCCGGCCGTTGCCCCCAATGCCTATAAGACCACGTCAGAAGGCCTCTTCATTTCCACGCCGGCGGAACAGCCAGCTGTGGAGTGATACAGTTGACAGTCTGAGCCACGAGCTCAGTACCAAAGAGATCAAGCGACAAGAG GTAATCTATGAGCTAACCCAGGGCGAGAAACAGCTCATTGAGGATCTAAGTCTAGTGAAAAAG GTGTACTATGAACCAATGCTGAAATTAGACATCATGACAGAAAGTGAGCTGGGACAGATATTTGGAACCCTTGATTCTTTAATACCCCTACATGAAG ATCTTTTAGCTCGTCTTGAAGGTCTTCGTGGAGCAGAGAAGACTGTGCAAGAGGTCGGCCCGACCATGATGGACTGG TTTCCATGTCTGGAGGCATATATCACATACTGCTGTAACCAGGTTGGGGCAAAAGCTCTGCTCGATCAAAAGAAGCAGGACAGACGGGTCGAGCATTTCTTGCGGCTGTGCCAAGAGTCGTCCTTCAGCAGAAAGCTAGACCTGTGGAACTTTCTAGACTTGCCTCGCAGCAGGCTGGTGAAATATCCTCTGCTGTTAAAGGAGATTCAGAAGAGCACTCCATCTGAGCATCCGGACGAGGAAGCGCTGCCACAGGCG ATGGAACTAATCCAAAGGATTATAACAGAAGTCAATCTTAAAACTGGAGAGGCTGAGTGTCAGTTTTACAGACGGGGGCTGTGCTACTCAGAAGACAGCCAGAGGGTTCCAGAAATCCAGGCATCTCGTTTTTTATACTGCCATGGTGAACTGAAGAGTACTAAAGGACAG AAGCTGCATGTGTTCCTCTTTGAGCTGGTATTGGTTTTGACCCGATCAATGGCACAGGATAGGGAAGGACCAGTCCAGTTCCAGGTGTATCGTCAGCCCCTCCCAGCTGTTCACCTCCATCTGGAGGACCTACCTGATGGAGAGCCAAGCAGCTCTGGATCCTTTCGTGGGGCTTTTACGGGCAATGACAAAG TGAAGAACTGTTTTCGCGTGAGTGCCACAGGGCGCTCCAAGTCTCAGTCCCACAGCCTGCAGGCTAATGACTCCTTCAATAAGCAGCAATGGATTTCATGTCTGCGCCAAGCAATGGTCCAGTCACGGGACAGACAGGCTCAAAGCAGCCTCTTCAAACCCTCCGAGCGTTTAAGCCCTGACCCTTCACTCTATAACAACATCGCTGAACTCAACCTTAACTCTGATGTGGAGATGCCAGACACATAG